From Orenia marismortui DSM 5156, one genomic window encodes:
- a CDS encoding aldo/keto reductase: MLKRKFGNTEIETSILGFGAGHIGSPEQSEKDVERILNTVVDEGITLIDTARGYNLSEERIGKYLSYRRRDYILSTKVGYGIEGYEDWTYDCVIEGINEALRRLNTDYIDIVHLHSCSLDILKRGDVIEALHKAKKDGKIRVAAYSGENEALEYAAKSNLFDSLQCSINICDQRVIDNQLKIAKENNIGVIAKRPIANAPWRFSTRPEGHYCEPYWERLNKMKLNTEGFSLHQLALRFTAYLEGVHSCIVGTSNIKHLKENIEIINQGLLPTKLVKEVREKFRANDDNWIGQV, from the coding sequence ATGTTAAAAAGGAAGTTTGGGAATACAGAAATTGAAACATCTATTTTAGGTTTTGGAGCTGGACATATTGGTTCACCAGAGCAATCGGAAAAAGATGTAGAAAGAATTTTGAATACTGTAGTAGATGAAGGGATTACTTTAATAGATACAGCAAGGGGCTATAATCTATCAGAAGAGAGAATAGGTAAATACTTATCTTATCGAAGAAGAGATTATATCTTATCAACTAAGGTAGGCTATGGAATTGAAGGATATGAAGATTGGACTTATGACTGTGTAATTGAAGGAATTAATGAAGCTCTAAGAAGATTAAATACTGATTATATTGATATTGTTCATTTACATTCTTGCTCTTTGGATATACTAAAAAGAGGAGATGTAATTGAAGCTTTACATAAAGCTAAGAAAGATGGAAAGATCAGAGTAGCTGCTTATTCTGGAGAAAATGAAGCATTAGAGTATGCTGCAAAATCTAATCTTTTTGACAGTTTACAATGTTCTATTAATATTTGTGATCAGCGGGTAATTGATAATCAACTTAAGATAGCTAAAGAAAATAATATAGGGGTTATAGCTAAAAGACCAATTGCTAATGCACCCTGGAGATTTTCTACAAGACCTGAAGGGCACTATTGTGAACCATATTGGGAAAGATTAAATAAGATGAAACTCAATACAGAGGGATTTTCTTTGCATCAATTAGCATTAAGATTTACTGCATATCTTGAGGGAGTACATAGTTGTATTGTAGGAACATCTAATATTAAGCATTTAAAAGAAAATATCGAGATTATTAATCAAGGTCTTCTGCCAACAAAATTAGTTAAAGAGGTTAGAGAGAAATTTAGAGCAAATGATGATAATTGGATAGGTCAAGTCTAA
- a CDS encoding aldo/keto reductase, producing the protein MDRVQLSDNLDMSRIVHGHWRLADWDMSKQEILELVERCIELGITTFDHADIYGDYKCESLFGEVLSLKPELRANIELVTKCGIKLISKNRPEHKVKYYDTSKEHIIKSVENSLRNFNTDYIDLLLIHRPDTFMDADEVAEAFDQLKCQGKVLNFGVSNFKAHQFDLLNSRLDFPLVTNQIELSVLALENFDDGTLDYCQEHRISPMAWSPMAGGRVFTSEEKQAIRVRETLERIKSEVNAKSISQVMYAWLLSHPAEIIPIVGSGKIKRIESAVEAMEIELTREQWFEILQSSMGHEVA; encoded by the coding sequence ATGGATAGAGTACAATTAAGTGATAATTTAGATATGTCTAGAATTGTTCATGGACACTGGAGATTAGCAGATTGGGATATGTCAAAGCAAGAGATATTAGAACTTGTAGAAAGGTGTATAGAATTAGGTATTACAACCTTTGATCATGCTGATATTTATGGTGATTATAAATGTGAGTCTTTATTTGGAGAAGTTTTATCATTAAAACCTGAGTTAAGAGCAAATATTGAGCTAGTAACTAAATGTGGTATTAAGTTAATTTCTAAAAATAGGCCAGAACATAAGGTTAAATATTATGATACAAGCAAAGAACATATTATTAAATCGGTAGAAAATTCTTTGAGAAATTTTAATACAGACTATATAGATTTATTATTAATTCATAGACCTGATACTTTTATGGATGCTGATGAAGTTGCAGAAGCTTTTGATCAACTAAAATGCCAAGGGAAGGTATTAAATTTTGGAGTTTCTAATTTTAAAGCTCATCAATTTGATTTATTGAATTCTAGATTAGATTTTCCATTGGTAACTAATCAAATTGAATTATCAGTATTAGCATTGGAGAATTTTGATGATGGGACTTTAGATTATTGTCAAGAGCATAGGATTTCTCCGATGGCATGGTCTCCAATGGCAGGAGGAAGGGTCTTTACTTCAGAAGAGAAGCAAGCTATAAGAGTAAGAGAAACCTTGGAAAGGATAAAAAGTGAAGTGAATGCCAAATCTATCTCCCAAGTTATGTATGCTTGGTTGTTAAGCCATCCAGCAGAAATAATTCCGATTGTAGGTAGTGGTAAGATTAAGAGAATAGAGAGTGCTGTTGAAGCTATGGAGATAGAATTAACAAGAGAGCAATGGTTCGAAATTTTGCAGAGTTCTATGGGACATGAGGTTGCTTAA
- a CDS encoding iron-containing alcohol dehydrogenase: MSTFLIPRNIEFGENALETLKGLQGERAVLVTGGSSMKRFGFLDQAVDYLKEAGIESKIVDGVEPNPSVKTVIKGKEAMLEFNPDWIIAIGGGSALDAAKIMWAFYEHPDLEFEDIIEVASMPKLRNKAKFIAIPSTSGTASEITAFSVITDTENKIKYPIVSPEIVPDIAIVDPKIPATMPSHITANTGMDVLAHAVEAFVSTAANDYSDSLALKAIEMVFEYLPKAVSNGDDMVAREKMHNASTMAGMAFSNVSLGIVHSLAHKIGGELHVTHGLANAILLPYVIEFNYEAAKEKFAIVEKSLGIDSLADAIRNLNRKLDIVSSFKAIDWLDYTEGDFESIVDRMAKNAHQDPCTLTNPQEPTVADMKKIYIDSFYGN, from the coding sequence ATGAGTACATTTTTAATTCCAAGAAATATTGAATTTGGTGAGAATGCTTTAGAAACTTTAAAGGGATTACAAGGAGAGCGAGCGGTTTTAGTTACAGGTGGTAGTTCAATGAAGAGATTTGGATTTTTAGATCAGGCAGTAGATTATTTAAAGGAAGCTGGTATTGAGTCAAAAATAGTTGATGGAGTAGAGCCTAATCCATCAGTTAAGACTGTAATTAAAGGAAAAGAAGCAATGTTAGAATTTAATCCTGATTGGATTATTGCTATCGGAGGAGGTTCAGCATTAGATGCTGCTAAGATTATGTGGGCATTTTATGAACATCCTGACTTAGAGTTTGAGGATATTATAGAAGTAGCTTCTATGCCTAAGCTAAGAAATAAGGCTAAGTTTATAGCAATTCCTTCTACTAGTGGAACAGCATCTGAGATTACAGCCTTTTCAGTTATTACAGATACAGAAAATAAGATTAAATATCCAATTGTATCGCCAGAGATTGTACCAGATATAGCAATCGTTGATCCTAAGATTCCTGCTACAATGCCATCACATATTACAGCTAATACTGGAATGGATGTTTTAGCACATGCAGTTGAAGCTTTTGTATCCACTGCCGCTAATGATTATAGTGATTCTTTAGCACTAAAAGCAATTGAGATGGTATTTGAGTACTTACCTAAGGCTGTTAGTAATGGTGATGATATGGTAGCCAGAGAGAAGATGCATAATGCTTCTACAATGGCAGGAATGGCTTTTTCTAATGTTTCTTTAGGAATTGTACATAGTTTGGCTCATAAAATTGGTGGGGAATTACATGTCACTCATGGTTTAGCCAATGCTATCTTACTTCCATATGTTATAGAATTTAACTATGAAGCTGCTAAAGAGAAGTTTGCTATTGTTGAGAAGTCATTAGGTATAGATAGCTTAGCAGATGCGATTAGAAATTTAAATAGAAAATTAGATATAGTCTCTTCATTTAAAGCAATAGACTGGTTAGACTATACTGAAGGTGATTTTGAGAGTATAGTAGATAGGATGGCTAAAAATGCTCATCAAGATCCATGTACATTAACTAATCCACAAGAGCCTACTGTTGCAGATATGAAGAAGATTTATATTGATTCTTTTTATGGAAATTAA